Proteins from one Streptomyces sp. NBC_00289 genomic window:
- a CDS encoding FKBP-type peptidyl-prolyl cis-trans isomerase: MSIEKPEIDFPGGEPPADLEIKDIWEGEGAEATAGQTVTVHYVGVAFSTGEEFDASWNRGTPFRFPLGGGRVIQGWDLGVQGMKVGGRRQLTIPAHLAYGNQSPTPAIKPGETLIFVVDLLGV, translated from the coding sequence GTGAGCATCGAGAAGCCCGAGATCGACTTCCCGGGCGGCGAGCCCCCGGCCGACCTCGAGATCAAGGACATCTGGGAGGGCGAGGGCGCCGAGGCGACCGCCGGTCAGACCGTCACCGTCCACTACGTGGGCGTGGCCTTCAGCACCGGCGAGGAGTTCGACGCCAGCTGGAACCGTGGCACCCCGTTCCGCTTCCCGCTGGGCGGCGGCCGGGTCATCCAGGGCTGGGACCTCGGCGTTCAGGGCATGAAGGTCGGCGGCCGGCGCCAGCTGACCATCCCCGCCCACCTCGCCTACGGCAACCAGAGCCCGACCCCGGCGATCAAGCCCGGCGAGACCCTGATCTTCGTCGTCGACCTGCTCGGGGTCTGA
- a CDS encoding helix-turn-helix transcriptional regulator: MAIAKAERLMNLALCLLGTRRPLSKRELRESIEAYLEAGSDDSFNRMFERDKDDLRELGLVIETVENLDGEVGYLARRDSNRLPPVTLDAEEAAALGLAAKVWQQARLAGAASGALQKLRAAGLPEDFDPSEAHGALEPRIPVHEAAFEPLMLACRDRRPVVFDYRKANAAQPEPRHVEPWALECWRGTWYLAGWDRDRGAERVFRLSRITGKVRSRGARFTAPVPDVVTVRETVASWAGETADRSALIRLRRDAGYPLRAKATAVRALGDGWDELEIPYGHGLDAWLVEFGPDVVVLEPAELRADVLDRLRAVAKG, translated from the coding sequence ATGGCCATTGCCAAGGCCGAGCGACTGATGAACCTGGCGCTGTGTCTGCTCGGAACGCGCCGGCCGCTCAGCAAGCGTGAGCTGCGCGAGTCCATTGAGGCCTACCTCGAAGCGGGCAGCGACGACTCCTTCAACCGCATGTTCGAGCGGGACAAGGACGACCTGCGGGAACTGGGACTCGTGATCGAGACCGTCGAGAACCTGGACGGCGAGGTCGGCTACCTGGCGCGCCGCGACAGCAACCGCCTCCCGCCGGTCACCCTCGACGCCGAGGAGGCCGCCGCCCTCGGCCTGGCCGCCAAGGTGTGGCAGCAGGCCCGGCTGGCCGGCGCGGCCAGCGGCGCGCTGCAGAAGCTGCGGGCGGCGGGGCTGCCCGAGGACTTCGACCCGTCCGAGGCACATGGCGCCCTCGAACCGCGCATCCCGGTGCACGAGGCGGCGTTCGAGCCGCTGATGCTGGCCTGCCGTGACCGCCGGCCGGTGGTCTTCGACTACCGCAAGGCGAACGCCGCCCAGCCCGAGCCCCGGCATGTCGAGCCGTGGGCCCTGGAGTGCTGGCGCGGGACCTGGTACCTCGCCGGCTGGGACCGTGACCGCGGCGCCGAGCGGGTGTTCCGGCTGTCGCGCATCACCGGGAAGGTGCGCTCGCGCGGCGCCCGGTTCACCGCCCCGGTTCCCGACGTGGTCACGGTCCGCGAGACCGTCGCGAGCTGGGCGGGGGAGACCGCCGACCGCTCGGCGCTGATCCGGCTGCGCAGGGACGCGGGGTACCCGCTGCGGGCGAAGGCCACCGCGGTGCGGGCGTTGGGGGACGGCTGGGACGAGCTGGAGATCCCGTACGGACACGGGCTCGACGCCTGGCTGGTGGAGTTCGGGCCGGACGTGGTGGTCCTGGAACCCGCCGAACTGCGGGCCGACGTGCTGGACCGGCTGCGTGCCGTGGCCAAGGGCTGA
- a CDS encoding FKBP-type peptidyl-prolyl cis-trans isomerase produces MRRRSLLIAVPAGLVTIAGCGDDKKDSSKASDSASPSPSASATSAAPPPKIVDGPVPAITAGTKFDEKPTVAKGSGDPSKNLAVKTVIAGSGRAVAEGDYIQANYLGQIWSTAKVFDNSYDRNAPLVLQLAQGSIIDGWRYGLAGRKVGSRVEMAIPPTWGYGTQGNAQAGIKGTDTLVFVIDIQDAFNAKSSAKGKTVAQDDADLPKVGTNTDGKAPSIEVPKADAPTKLVSNYVLEGDGAPVKADQTVLVQFKGVVWDSGKEFESTYTRKQLSSFSLTQMQQLVKGLAEGLEGKKVGSRVLLVMPPKLGYGDNPPTGGAIKKDSTLVFSVDILAAM; encoded by the coding sequence GTGCGCCGACGCTCACTTCTCATCGCCGTACCCGCAGGACTGGTCACGATCGCCGGATGCGGCGATGACAAGAAGGACTCGAGCAAGGCCAGCGACAGCGCCTCGCCGTCACCCTCCGCCTCGGCCACGTCAGCGGCACCGCCGCCGAAGATCGTCGACGGACCGGTGCCGGCCATCACCGCGGGGACGAAGTTCGACGAGAAGCCGACGGTGGCCAAGGGCAGCGGCGATCCGTCGAAGAACCTCGCGGTGAAGACGGTCATCGCGGGCAGCGGGCGGGCGGTGGCGGAGGGCGACTACATCCAGGCGAACTACCTCGGCCAGATCTGGTCGACGGCGAAGGTCTTCGACAACTCCTACGACCGCAACGCCCCGCTGGTCCTCCAGCTCGCGCAGGGCAGCATCATCGACGGCTGGCGCTACGGCCTGGCCGGCCGGAAGGTGGGCAGCCGCGTCGAGATGGCCATTCCGCCGACCTGGGGATACGGCACGCAGGGCAACGCCCAGGCGGGCATCAAGGGCACCGACACGCTCGTCTTCGTGATCGACATCCAGGACGCGTTCAACGCCAAGAGCTCCGCCAAGGGCAAGACCGTCGCCCAGGACGACGCGGACCTGCCGAAGGTGGGTACCAACACCGACGGCAAGGCGCCCTCGATCGAGGTTCCCAAGGCCGACGCGCCGACGAAACTCGTGTCGAACTACGTCCTGGAGGGCGACGGCGCGCCCGTGAAGGCGGACCAGACGGTCCTCGTGCAGTTCAAGGGCGTGGTCTGGGACAGCGGCAAGGAGTTCGAGTCGACGTACACCCGCAAGCAGCTCAGCTCCTTCTCCCTGACGCAGATGCAGCAGCTGGTCAAGGGTCTGGCGGAGGGGCTGGAGGGCAAGAAGGTGGGCAGCCGGGTGCTGTTGGTGATGCCCCCGAAGCTCGGGTACGGGGACAACCCGCCGACGGGCGGCGCTATCAAGAAGGACTCCACGCTGGTGTTCTCCGTCGACATCCTGGCCGCGATGTGA